The Urbifossiella limnaea genome has a window encoding:
- a CDS encoding acyl carrier protein translates to MPTKDEIFEKVRTTLVDALNVDDDEVKLTSRLRADLNAESIDFLDIVFRLEKQFNVKIPREELFPESIFQGDADYVADGKVTAKGLDELAKQMPFADLTEFRKDPRLDKMEDLFTVDLIVNYLQKKLGG, encoded by the coding sequence ATGCCGACGAAGGACGAGATCTTCGAGAAGGTCCGCACCACCCTGGTGGACGCCCTCAACGTCGACGACGACGAGGTGAAGCTCACGAGCCGGCTCCGCGCCGACCTGAACGCCGAGTCGATCGACTTCCTCGACATCGTGTTCCGGCTGGAGAAGCAGTTCAACGTGAAGATTCCGCGGGAGGAGCTCTTCCCCGAGTCGATCTTCCAGGGCGACGCCGACTACGTGGCCGACGGCAAGGTGACGGCCAAGGGGCTGGACGAGCTGGCCAAGCAGATGCCGTTCGCCGACCTGACGGAGTTCCGCAAGGACCCGCGGCTCGACAAGATGGAAGACCTGTTCACGGTGGACCTGATCGTGAACTACCTCCAGAAGAAGCTGGGCGGCTGA
- a CDS encoding 3-hydroxyacyl-ACP dehydratase FabZ family protein produces MRWTWIDRFTAFESRKAATAVKCLSLAEDHFADHFPGFPVMPAPLILEGLAQTGGILVGEANGFKENVVLAKMSAKFAREAYPGEQLTYTATLVDLGATGGRVSGTVKSGDVLVAEADILFAHVGPDQLPPGVTDSKFVFTGELQTLLKTAEAVAVTPATTAG; encoded by the coding sequence ATGCGCTGGACGTGGATCGACCGGTTCACGGCGTTCGAGTCGCGGAAGGCGGCGACGGCGGTGAAGTGCCTGTCCCTGGCCGAGGACCACTTCGCCGACCACTTCCCCGGCTTCCCCGTCATGCCGGCGCCGCTCATCCTTGAAGGACTCGCCCAGACCGGCGGTATCCTCGTGGGCGAGGCCAACGGCTTCAAGGAGAACGTCGTCCTGGCCAAAATGAGCGCCAAGTTCGCCCGCGAGGCGTATCCCGGCGAGCAGCTCACCTACACCGCCACCCTCGTGGACCTGGGGGCGACTGGCGGGCGGGTCAGCGGCACGGTCAAGAGCGGCGACGTCCTGGTGGCCGAGGCCGACATCCTGTTCGCCCACGTCGGCCCCGACCAGCTGCCGCCCGGCGTTACCGACTCGAAGTTTGTGTTCACGGGTGAGCTGCAGACGCTCCTGAAGACGGCCGAGGCCGTGGCCGTAACCCCCGCCACAACAGCGGGTTAA